One genomic region from Caballeronia sp. M1242 encodes:
- a CDS encoding sugar ABC transporter ATP-binding protein encodes MPHDSALSPEARTPLLEMRGISKTFPGVRALNDVRLSVYPGEVHSLMGENGAGKSTLMKILSGAYQADPGGQILIDGKPVVIDGPLAARSLGVAVIYQELSLAPNLSVAENIYAGRELRRGKGAWSLVDRPGMERGCEDVLKRLGAAFKPHTLVGDLSIAERQLVEIARAVHAHARILVMDEPTTPLSSRETDRLFELVRQLREEGIAIIYISHRMAEIYELSDRVSVLRDGSYVGTLMRDELSAESLVRMMVGRDISGFYKKEHAPYDPGHVVLSVRDMADDNRVRGCSLDLHAGEVLGIAGLVGAGRTELARLIFGAEERTRGEVSMHGKPLALRTPRDAIDAGLVYLTEDRKGQGLFLDMSVRDNINIAVAGRDAKAGVMDIARGNTRARDAIAALSIRVPNARVNAGALSGGNQQKVLLSRLLETKPEVLILDEPTRGVDIGAKSEIYRIINDLARSGVGVIVISSELPEVIGVADRVLVMREGVIAGELGGHSGTPISQEGIIELATGSRAALGQAA; translated from the coding sequence ATGCCGCATGACTCTGCCCTTTCGCCGGAGGCACGCACGCCGCTGCTCGAAATGCGCGGCATCAGCAAGACGTTTCCCGGCGTGCGCGCGTTGAACGACGTGCGCCTGTCCGTGTATCCCGGCGAAGTGCATTCGCTGATGGGCGAAAACGGCGCGGGCAAATCCACGCTGATGAAGATTCTCTCGGGCGCGTATCAAGCGGACCCCGGCGGGCAGATTCTGATCGACGGCAAGCCGGTCGTCATCGACGGGCCGCTCGCCGCGCGCTCACTCGGCGTCGCCGTGATCTATCAGGAACTGAGTCTTGCGCCGAATCTCTCGGTGGCCGAGAACATCTACGCCGGGCGCGAGCTGCGTCGCGGTAAAGGCGCGTGGTCGCTCGTCGACCGGCCCGGCATGGAGCGCGGCTGCGAAGATGTGTTGAAGCGCTTGGGCGCGGCGTTCAAGCCGCATACGCTCGTCGGCGACTTGTCGATCGCGGAACGGCAACTGGTCGAAATCGCGCGAGCCGTGCACGCGCACGCCCGCATCCTCGTGATGGACGAGCCGACCACGCCGCTCTCGTCGCGCGAAACCGACCGCCTGTTCGAGCTCGTGCGTCAACTGCGCGAGGAAGGCATCGCGATCATCTATATCAGTCACCGGATGGCGGAGATTTACGAGTTGTCGGACCGCGTCTCGGTGCTGCGCGACGGCAGCTACGTCGGCACGCTGATGCGCGACGAACTGTCCGCCGAAAGCCTCGTGCGCATGATGGTCGGCCGCGACATTTCCGGCTTCTACAAGAAAGAGCACGCGCCTTACGATCCCGGCCACGTCGTGCTGTCCGTGCGCGACATGGCCGACGACAACCGCGTGCGCGGATGCAGCCTCGATCTGCACGCGGGCGAAGTGCTGGGCATTGCGGGACTGGTCGGCGCGGGCCGCACCGAGCTTGCGCGCCTTATCTTCGGCGCGGAGGAACGCACGCGCGGCGAAGTGTCGATGCACGGCAAGCCGCTCGCGTTGCGCACGCCGCGCGACGCGATCGACGCGGGCCTCGTCTATCTCACCGAAGACCGAAAGGGCCAGGGTCTTTTCCTCGACATGAGCGTGCGCGACAACATCAACATCGCGGTGGCCGGGCGCGACGCGAAAGCCGGCGTGATGGACATCGCGCGCGGAAACACGCGGGCGCGCGACGCCATCGCGGCGCTGTCCATTCGCGTGCCGAATGCGCGCGTGAATGCGGGCGCGCTGTCGGGCGGCAATCAGCAGAAGGTGCTGCTGTCGCGGCTGCTCGAAACGAAGCCCGAAGTGCTGATCCTCGACGAACCGACGCGCGGCGTCGACATCGGCGCGAAGTCGGAGATTTACCGGATCATCAACGACCTGGCGCGATCGGGCGTCGGCGTGATCGTGATATCGAGCGAACTGCCGGAAGTGATCGGCGTGGCGGATCGCGTGCTGGTGATGCGCGAAGGCGTGATCGCGGGCGAACTCGGCGGCCATTCGGGCACGCCGATCTCGCAGGAAGGAATCATTGAACTGGCGACGGGCTCGCGGGCCGCGCTCGGTCAGGCGGCTTGA
- a CDS encoding ribose ABC transporter permease: MANTTKHHDTGAAPVASAESATQRQRRIEHRERMQVLMRTAGMLPVLILLCIGFGVVTDGFFSLQNISIVTQQASINIVLAAGMTFVILTGGIDLSVGSVLSAAAVTALLASNLQGMGWLGVPAALGVGLGFGVINGALIALLKLPPFIVTLGSLTAVRGIARLIGHDTTIFNPQLSFAFIGNDSILGVPWLVVIALAVVIVSWFILRRTVLGLRIYSVGGNPEAARLSGIKVWGIQMFVYAMSGLLAGLGAVMSAARLYAANGLQLGQSYELDAIAAVILGGTSFVGGVGSIVGTLVGALIIAVLSNGLVLLGVSDIWQYIIKGLVIIGAVALDRYRQRGSART; encoded by the coding sequence ATGGCTAACACGACGAAACACCACGACACCGGCGCGGCACCCGTTGCAAGCGCCGAAAGCGCGACGCAGCGGCAGCGCCGCATCGAGCATCGCGAGCGCATGCAAGTGCTGATGCGCACGGCGGGCATGTTGCCCGTGCTGATTCTGCTGTGCATCGGCTTCGGCGTGGTCACCGACGGCTTCTTCAGCTTGCAGAACATCTCGATCGTCACGCAGCAGGCGTCGATCAACATCGTGCTTGCGGCGGGCATGACCTTCGTGATTCTGACGGGCGGCATCGACCTGTCGGTCGGCTCGGTGCTGTCGGCGGCGGCGGTCACGGCGCTGCTCGCGTCGAATCTGCAAGGCATGGGCTGGCTCGGCGTGCCCGCCGCGCTCGGCGTCGGGCTCGGCTTCGGCGTCATCAACGGCGCGTTAATCGCGCTGCTCAAGCTGCCGCCTTTCATCGTGACGCTCGGCTCGTTGACCGCCGTGCGCGGCATCGCGCGGTTGATCGGTCACGACACGACCATCTTCAATCCGCAACTGTCGTTCGCGTTCATCGGCAACGATTCGATTCTCGGCGTGCCCTGGCTCGTCGTGATCGCGCTCGCGGTCGTGATCGTCTCGTGGTTTATCCTGCGCCGCACGGTGCTCGGCCTGCGCATCTATTCGGTCGGCGGCAATCCGGAGGCGGCGCGGCTTTCGGGCATCAAGGTGTGGGGCATCCAGATGTTCGTCTACGCGATGTCGGGCCTGCTCGCCGGACTCGGCGCCGTGATGTCCGCCGCGCGGCTTTATGCGGCGAACGGCCTGCAACTCGGCCAGTCATATGAACTCGACGCCATCGCCGCGGTCATTCTCGGCGGCACCAGCTTCGTGGGCGGCGTCGGCTCGATCGTCGGCACGCTGGTCGGTGCGCTCATCATCGCGGTGTTGTCCAACGGCCTCGTGCTGCTCGGCGTGTCGGACATCTGGCAGTACATCATCAAGGGCCTCGTCATTATCGGCGCGGTGGCGCTCGACCGTTATCGCCAGCGAGGATCGGCGCGTACGTGA
- a CDS encoding ABC transporter substrate-binding protein — protein sequence MRKHNKLFASMALALGCTMTFAAHAADKQLKAIGITVGSLGNPYFVTISKGAEAKAKAINPNVKVTAVSSDYDMNKQFTQIDNFISAHVDMILLNAVDPKAIEPAVKKAKAAGIVVVAVDVAAAGADATVQTNNVQAGQIACDFLAKKLNGKGNVVIENGPQVSAVIDRVNGCKAVLAKNPGIKVLSDDQDAKGSREGGMNAMQGYLTRFPKLDGLFAINDPQAIGSDLAAKQLHRSNLVITSVDGAPDIENALKTDTLIQASASQDPWSMAQQAVSVGYDLMNGKKPSSTMILMPSTLVTRENVANYKGWSSPH from the coding sequence ATGCGCAAGCACAACAAGCTGTTCGCGAGCATGGCCCTCGCGCTCGGATGCACGATGACGTTCGCCGCGCACGCCGCGGATAAGCAGCTCAAAGCCATCGGCATCACGGTGGGCTCGCTCGGCAACCCGTACTTCGTGACCATCTCGAAGGGCGCGGAAGCCAAGGCGAAGGCCATCAATCCGAACGTGAAGGTCACGGCCGTCTCGTCCGATTACGACATGAACAAGCAGTTCACGCAGATCGACAACTTCATCTCGGCGCACGTCGACATGATCCTGTTGAACGCCGTCGATCCGAAGGCCATCGAGCCGGCGGTGAAGAAGGCGAAGGCGGCGGGCATCGTCGTGGTCGCGGTGGACGTCGCGGCGGCGGGTGCGGACGCGACCGTGCAGACCAACAACGTGCAGGCCGGCCAGATTGCGTGCGACTTCCTCGCGAAGAAGCTCAACGGCAAGGGCAACGTCGTGATCGAGAACGGGCCGCAAGTGTCGGCGGTGATCGACCGCGTGAACGGCTGCAAGGCCGTGCTCGCGAAGAACCCGGGCATCAAGGTGCTCTCCGACGATCAGGATGCGAAAGGCTCGCGCGAAGGCGGCATGAACGCGATGCAGGGCTATCTCACGCGCTTCCCGAAGCTCGACGGCCTGTTCGCGATCAACGATCCGCAAGCTATCGGCAGCGACCTCGCGGCGAAGCAGCTGCATCGCTCGAATCTGGTGATTACGTCGGTGGATGGCGCGCCGGATATCGAAAACGCGCTCAAGACCGATACGCTGATTCAGGCGTCCGCGAGCCAGGACCCGTGGTCGATGGCGCAGCAGGCGGTGAGCGTCGGCTATGACCTGATGAACGGCAAGAAGCCGAGCAGCACGATGATTCTGATGCCGTCGACGCTCGTCACGCGCGAGAACGTCGCCAATTACAAGGGCTGGTCGTCGCCGCATTGA